One Brassica oleracea var. oleracea cultivar TO1000 chromosome C7, BOL, whole genome shotgun sequence genomic window carries:
- the LOC106302908 gene encoding uncharacterized protein LOC106302908: MGDIVATTRRDKDGGGLSTIKCPMLTATNYTVWSMRMKITLRIHKVWEVVEADSKNGEKNDMALGLLFQSIPESLILQVGELETAKKVWEAIKTRHVGAERVKEAWLQTLMTEFGRLKMKDSKSIDDFGGKLSELASKSAALGVTIEEAKLVKKFLMSLPQKKTFKSIRGVAEEEEVNEDQSKLMYVDGQANRYQQDQTNQYQHEQANRDYNADQYRGRGRGGRFNRGRGRGRYNGGRGDYNGGRGDGGRDASCITCFRCDKIGHFAMHCPDRLLKLQEAQETDNTSTQEADELMMHEVVFLKRRT; encoded by the exons ATGGGTGATATTGTTGCTACGACACGAAGAGATAAAGATGGTGGAGGACTTTCAACGATCAAGTGTCCTATGCTCACCGCAACAAACTATACAGTATGGTCTATGAGGATGAAGATTACGCTACGAATACATAAAGTTTGGGAAGTTGTCGAAGCTGATTCGAAGAATGGTGAGAAGAACGACATGGCGCTAGGACTGTTGTTCCAATCAATTCCCGAGAGTCTTATCTTACAAGTTGGAGAACTTGAGACGGCGAAAAAGGTGTGGGAAGCAATCAAGACGAGACATGTAGGGGCTGAAAGAGTAAAAGAGGCTTGGCTACAAACACTTATGACCGAGTTCGGTCGGTTAAAGATGAAAGACTCAAAGAGTATTGATGATTTTGGAGGCAAATTGTCCGAGCTAGCTTCAAAATCAGCTGCATTGGGTGTAACAATCGAAGAAGCTAAGTTGGTTAAAAAGTTTCTCATGAGTCTTCCACAGAAGAA GACGTTTAAAAGCATACGAGGAGTCGCCGAGGAAGAAGAGGTTAATGAGGATCAAAGCAAGTTGATGTATGTGGATGGACAAGCAAATCGATATCAACAAGATCAAACAAACCAATATCAGCACGAGCAAGCTAACCGTGATTATAATGCCGACCAATACAGAGGTAGAGGCAGAGGAGGTCGTTTCAACAGAGGAAGGGGTCGCGGACGTTATAATGGAGGAAGAGGTGACTATAATGGAGGTAGAGGCGATGGAGGAAGAGATGCATCATGCATCACTTGTTTTCGTTGCGATAAAATAGGTCACTTCGCGATGCATTGCCCGGACCGCTTGTTGAAACTACAAGAAGCGCAAGAGACTGATAATACATCAACACAAGAAGCTGATGAGCTCATGATGCATGAAGTGGTGTTCTTAAAGAGAAGAACATAA